DNA sequence from the Cohnella herbarum genome:
GGAGAGTTGGGCCACATTTCCATCGTGGCCGACCTCGAAGCGATCCAATGCGGTTGCGGCAAAATGGGCTGCTTGGAGACGGTGTCGTCGGCGACCGGAATTATTCGGATGGCCAACGATGCGGTAAGCAGGGGAGATCGGACGTCGCTGACGTTCGTGGAAGGCGAGATTACGGCCAAAGACGTCATCGATGCCGCGAAGGGCGGAGACGAAGTCTCTCAGCGTATCGTCAGCAGAGCGGCCTTCTATCTGGGTAAATCAATGGCGGCGGTCGCCGTAGTGGTCAATCCTCAGCGATTCATCATTGGCGGAGGGGTAAGCAAAGCCGGGGAGTTCCTCTTCTCGCAAATTCGCGAGGTGTTCGACAAACTTACGCCGGACAATGCCCGTAAGGGAGTCCAAATCGTAGCGGCTGAGTTGGGCAACGACGCTGGGGTCGTTGGAGCGGCGGGATTGTTCCTACGCGCATAATTGAAGCAGGCGCCCGGCTCCGCGCTCACAAGGCGGGTCGGGCGTTCTTGCGTTAAAGATACTGGGGGAGGGGAAAGCATGGATACGATAACGACTCAGCCGACGCTCGTGATCATCACGGGGATGTCGGGTGCGGGAAAAACCATTGCCGTGCAAAGCCTCGAGGACTTGGGTTTTTTTTGCGTCGATAATTTGCCTCCCGTACTCATACCGAAATTCGCGGAACTCATCGAACAATCGCAAGGCCGGATCGCTAAAGTGGCTTTGGTTATAGACTTGAGGGGGCGAGAGTTTTTTACGGCCTTATCCGAGTCTCTTAATCATATTCGCGAGCATTACACGTTTCAGTACGAGATTCTGTTCCTGGATGCAACGGATTCGGTACTCGTGCAGAGGTACAAGGAAAGCAGGCGCCGACATCCTCTTGCCCCAGATGGGCTACCGCTTGACGGCATACATTCGGAGCGGAAATTGCTGGAGGATCTGAAGGGCTGGGCGTCCCAGGTCATCGATACGAGCAGCCTTAAACCGGCGGCGTTAAAGGAAAAGATCATCGGGCGATTTACGAATTTGGATCGCAACAATATTAATATTAACGTCACATCGTTCGGATTTAAGTACGGGGTGCCTATCGACGCGGACTTGATCTTCGACGTACGGTTTCTGCCTAATCCGCACTATATCGAGAACCTTCGTCCGAAGACGGGGGTAGAACCGGAAGTGTACGACTATGTCATGAAATGGCCGGAAACGCAGACGTTCCTTACCAAGCTGCTCGATATGCTGCAATATTTAATTCCGTTGTACCATAAAGAAGGCAAAAGCCAAGTCGTGATCGGAATCGGGTGTACCGGGGGCAAACACCGTTCCGTTGCTTTGGCTGAGTACTTGGGTCGCAGACTGGGTTCCAGCGATACAGAATTGGTGAGAGTGAGCCATCGCGATTCCGAACGCGATCGGCAAAGCTGAGGTGCGGTGATGGCGATAAAACAGCAGCCTACCCTCTCCCGCAAGCCGCGTATCGTCGTAATCGGCGGCGGTACGGGCTTATCCGTCATGTTACGCGGGCTTAAGCAGAAGCCGCTTGATATTACGGCAATCGTAACGGTCGCGGACGACGGGGGAAGCTCCGGCATTCTGCGCGAAGAGCTGCAGATCCCTCCTCCGGGGGATATTCGTAACGTATTGTCCGCGATGGCGGATACGGAGCCCTTGCTAGCCGAGGTGCTTAAGTATCGTTTCAGCAACGGAACCGGATTGGCCGGGCATAGTTTAGGCAATCTAATCCTAGCGGCGATGACCGATATTACCGGGGATTTCGTTACGGGAATTACCGAGTTGAGCCGGATCTTCGCGGTTCGGGGACGCGTGCTTCCGGCGGCGAATCATGCGATCGTGCTGAAGGCGGAGATGGAAGACGGCTCGATCGTCGTGGGGGAATCCACGATACCTAAGTCGGGGTTGGCGATACGCAAAGTATTCATCGAGCCTGCGGACGTAGAGGCGTTGCCGGAAGCCGTTCAAGCGTTACGCGAAGCGGATGCGATCTTAATCGGTCCTGGCAGCTTATATACGAGCATTATTCCGAATTTGATCGTGCCTAAGCTTGCGGAGGCGATTATCCAATCGGACGCCGTGAAGCTCTTCGTGTGCAATGTCATGACCCAGCCGGGAGAAACCGACAATTATTCCGTCAGCGACCATTTGGCGGCGGTTCATGCCCATATCGGGCATCATTTGTTCGATTACGTGATCGTGAACGATGGGGAAATCCCACCGCAGGTTCAGAATTTATACGCGGAAAAAGGCTCAACGGCGGTACATCTCGATTTGGAAGAAGTTACGCGGCGCGGTTATAAGGTCATTGCGGATACTCTAGTTTTGTTCAGGACTTATTTACGTCATGACGCAGCCAAGTTAAGCGATCATATTTATCATCTGGTCGAAGATTGGATGTTGCGAAAGGAGGGATAAAGGCATGTCGTTCGCGGCGCTAACGAAGAAGGAATTGACTCTGCTCGAAACCGAGAACTGCTGCGAGAAAGCGGAACTGTCGGCATTGATTAGGATGAACGGAACGATAGCGTTGTCGAATAAGCGCGTCGTACTGGATATAGCCACAGAGAATGCCGCGATTTCGCGCCGGATGTACACCCTTCTTAAGCGGCATTTTACGGTCGTGACCGAACTCCTCGTTCGTAAAAAAATGCGGCTCAAAAAAAACAACGTATACGTCGTAAGAGTACCCGCGGGTGCGGAAGCGATCTTAAACGATTTGTCGATCGTCTCCGAAGGGTTCCTGTTCCATCCGAGCATCGATAAAAACTTGATTCGCAAGCCCTGCTGCAAGAAGGCTTATTTACGCGGAGCGTTCCTGGCAGGGGGCTCCGTCAACAATCCGGAAGGCTCGTCCTACCATCTAGAGATCGCATCGATGTACGAGGAGCATTGTCAGGCATTGGTGGACCTCGCAAATAAATTTCATCTGAACGCGCGGTTTATCGAGCGTAAAAAAGGCTTTATTCTGTATATTAAGGAAGGCGAGAAAATCATCGAGTTCCTTAGTATCATCGGCGCTCATCAAGCGCTGTTCAAATTCGAGGACGTCCGCATCATGCGGGATATGCGCAACTCCGTAAATCGGATCGTAAACTGCGAGACGGCCAACCTGAACAAAACGATCGGGGCGGCGGTCAGACAGATCGATAATATTAAGTTACTCGTGAAAGAGGTGGGCTTGCACAATTTGCCCGATAAGCTTCGCGAAGTGGCCGAAGTGAGGCTTCAGCACCCGGATATTAACTTGAAGGAAGTCGGTGATCTGCTTAAAGGGCAGGTCAGCAAATCCGGGGTAAACCACCGGCTGCGCAAGCTTGATGAATGGGCTGAAAAAATCCGGAATGGCGGCGCATAAAGCGTATGGCGCATTTGTTCGAATCAATGTTATAATAGACAAGAAACTGTAGCACGGGGGTCCCGATTAGCGGGACGAACAAAGATAGGGGGTATCCGGTCCATGACGAGACAGCCGGTGGTAGTTCGGCTTAAAACGGGTCTTCACGCCAGACCGGCGGCACTATTCGTGCAAGAAGCCAATAAATTCTCCTCTGACGTCTTTGTAGAGAAGGATGAGAAGAAAGTTAACGCGAAGAGCATCATGGGAATTATGAGCTTGGCGATCAGCTCGGGTACGGAAGTCGCGATCAGCGCGGAAGGTTCCGACGCAGAGCAAGCTGTAACCGCTTTAGTGCAGCTTGTAAGCAAAGAAGAGCTAGAGAACCAATAAGTGACTTTTGTAAAGAGCCCCTTTAAGGGGTTTTTTGCATTTTTAAACAAAAGGTGAAACATTTGGGTGGCGAAGTGCGTCTTAAGGTCAAACATTCGAAAGGGGTTTGGATCATGAAACAAAAAACGCTGCAAATTATGATGGTAGCGATGGCGGTAGTCGTAGTGGGTTGGATTGGATTCGGAAGAGGGGAGGGCGATGTCGTGTCTGCTGAATCATTGCCGGCGGCAACTACCCAGCCGTATACGGTTACGGTTGGGGCTAGCGGATCGATCATGGTTGAGCCCGATGTGGCGTACTTAAATTTGGCAGTAGAAACTCGCGGGGCGAAAGCGACGGAAGCGCAACAATCCAATGCGGACAAATTCGCGGGCGTTGAGAAGACTTTGTACGAGAAGTTCGGAATTGATAAGAAGGACGTGAAGACGACCGGATTTGACGTCCAACCGGAATACAATTATACGGAGAAGGACGGTCAAGTCCTTAAAGGATACATCGCCGTGCATTCCATTCAAGTGACTTACCGGAAACTTCCGGAAATCGGCAAGCTGTTCGATGCGTTAACCGCTTCCGGGGCGAACCGTCTGAACGGCGTGCAATTCTCTACGGAGAAAAAGGAGCAATACGAGCTAGACGCGCTGAAGAAGGCTATGGACAACGCTGCGGCGAAAGCTGGCGTGCTAGCGACATCGGCTAAACGTCAGCTCAAAGGCGTAATGAACATCGTTCAAGGCGACGTACAGAACAGACCCGTGATGTATGCTAATGAAATGGCGAGTGTTCAGATGAAGGCGATGGCCGATAGCGCAGGCGCTTCCTCTTCGGTACAATCCGGTCAGATCGAGATCAGCACGACGGTGTCCGTTCAATACGAGATGCAATAAGCGGGTTGAGGTTGATGTAGCGTGGCTGGTAAGAGAGGAAATGAACGTATAGTTTGTGCCAGTCGTAAGTGTTAGTGTGGAGGCGACTGGAGTGAAGAGACGGGCTTAGTCCCGTCTCTTTTGCGTGCTTGAATCGTTCCTGCAGGCAAGCTCATGCGGTATGCGATCGAAATTGTGCCAGCACCCGACGCACACGCGGCTGGGAGAGGTACGCGAACCGAAATAACCCGTCGCAGCCAGATAGAATTTGCCATTCCATCCTGTGAATAAATAAACCGTCATCCATAAAGGATAACGGTCAAGGTATGGGAATCATCGATGTGGATTAAGCTTCTCTATAATGACTTAGTTGACGAATGGAGAGCGCTTCTTCCAGCAGCTCGATGAATTCGTTGGACAAGTTCATTTTTTTGGCTTCCCTGTAAACTTCCAATAAATGTTCATCTTTTAGCGGGCGAAGCAATGACGCTTTATCGCTTAAACGTCTAGCGGCTACCATGTCCAAGTGGCCTTCGTGGACGTTCTTTACGGGCGTTTTGACTTCAGATGAATTGGCTACCAAGTACGGATAGGACCGTTCAGGCATATAGATCCCTCTCTTCCAGAGTTCCTAAGAGATAACTAGAATTGGAGGTAAATGGTATTACCTCATAAAATAGCATATCACGGATTGTCCGACTAGCAGAGAGGGCATTCAAAGAATTGAATTTTTGTTGACAGCGGACTTTCTGTATGTTAAGGGATGGAAAAACGCGTAACGTCCGTTCTTGTTGAACGGCGTTACGCGTTTTGCGTTGTCGGAAGATTATTGGACTTTGTCGATGACTTTATCGATGAGCCCGTATTCACGTGCCACTTCGGCTTCCATGAAATTGTCGCGATCCGTATCTTTCTCGATGCGCTCAAGCGGTTGACCTGTGCGTTCGGATAGAATGCCGTTGAGCTTATCTCGCAACTTAAGGATGCGTCTTGCCCGTATTTCGATATCGCTAGCTTGACCTTCCGCGCCGCCGAGCGGCTGATGAATCATGACTTCGCTGTTCGGAAGGGCGAATCGCTTGCCTTTGGCACCGGCCGCGAGCAGGAATGCTCCCATGGATGCAGCCATGCCGACGCAGATCGTGGAGACGTCCGGCTTGATGAATTGCATCGTATCGTAAATGGCCATCCCGGACGTAATGGAGCCGCCGGGACTGTTGATGTATAAGTGGATGTCTTTTTCCGGATCTTCGGCCGCCAAGAACAGCAGCTGGGCGATGATGGAGTTTGCAACCACGTCATTCACCTGAGTACCTAGAAATACGATTCGATCCTTGAGTAAGCGGGAATAAATGTCGTAGGCGCGTTCTCCTCGGTTAGTTTGCTCGACAACCATAGGTACAAAACTCATGTTTGACGTCCCTCCTCATGATTTGGTTTTTTTATCATAGCTAATCTGAGGGCAAAAGTCAAAGAAAGTCAAAGGGGTCTCGGCGATGAAAAAAGTAGTTATTCTGATATCCGCGTATGCCGAAAAGGGGTACCCCCTCCGCCGCTGGTTAAAATCGAGTTGTTTTGAATGGAATGTATGGGTTACAACTCGATTTTAAAGGCGGACGTAAACTCTCCGGTGGCACCCCTTTCCTCTATACGCTTCAGAATAACGGAAACTTTTATTAAGCTGAGAGGGGAAAAGGGGAACAAAAAAACCGACCGCGTGACCGGTCGGTTGTGCTGTAAGCTATCAAATGGGGTAAAAGTTATAAGTGGCGCGCCCGTGAGGAATCGAACCTCAATCTCAGCCTTCGGAGGGCTGCGTCATATCCGTTGGACCACGGGCGCTCATTAATGCAGCAAGAGTTATTATATGTGATAAACACTGAAAAAGCAAGGGAAGTCGCGTCTTTAAATTTGTTATTTTCGTGTACGACAAGTATTGCATCCCTTCGCGAATTTAGATAAAATAGAGGTGGGACTTAAAGTGATGTGGTGGGACGTTTTTCGTCCAACAAAACCTTATCTTCGTTGCCGACGATGACCATCCGGTCTCAGGAGGGTACGCGAAACAGAATGCGAAAAATCGTAGACATTCAGAAGCAGCTACTTCCCGATCTTCTGCAGGTTATGGAGAAACGGTACGATATTCTGCACCGGATCTATCTTGCCGGAACGATCGGACGTCGTACTCTCGCCACCGGCGTTGATATGACGGAGCGCGTGCTTCGATCGGAATTGGAGATCCTACGAGCGCAAGGCTTGTTGGATACGGCAGCATCCGGTATGACGCTCAGCGCGAGCGGTAGACAGCTCGTGGAAGAGATGGAACCGATCGTCAAGGAGTTGTTCGGTTTATCCGATCTGGAAGAGACGGTTCGTACCGCTTTCGGATTGAAACGGGTGATTATCGTGCCTGGCGATTCCGATGACTCCGACCATGTCAAGATGGAACTGGGCAGGGCAGGAAGCCGAGTGTTAAGAGACAGTCTTTCCTCGGGCGACGTCGTTGCGGTCATGGGAGGATCAACAATGGCCCGTATGGCTTCGCAATTCACGACGCCAACGCAGCTTAAAGACAACTGGTTCGTTCCTGCCAGAGGCGGCCTGGGCGAAAGCGTCGATTATCAAGCGAACACGATCGCGTCGGAATTAGCCAAGCGAACGGGAGCGAGGTATCGCATGCTTCATGTGCCCGATCATCTGAGCGAGGAAGCTTACCAGACGATCATGCAGGAGCCTAATGTTCGCGAAGTGGTCGATATGATCCGCGGCGCTAGGATCGTCGTTCACGGGATCGGAGACGCGGTGACGATGGCCAGGCGCCGGAAACTCAAAGACGAGACGAAGGAAGAACTGGTTAAGGACGGCGCGCTTGCGGAAGCTTTCGGATATTATTTCGATCGCGACGGCAAAGTCGTTCACCGAATGGCTACGGCGGGCTTACGATTGGACGATATCGAAGCGGCGGGTATGGTAATCGGAATCGCTGGCGGCAGCAGCAAGGGCGAAGCGATCGCATCGGTCATGAGATTCGGCCACGACGACGTCTTGGTAACGGATGAAGCGGCAGCGACGGTTGCTCTGCGGCATGTTTAATCAGGCTAGAAGTTTTAAGCTCGATAATACGGTAATCCTAATTACAGTGGTCTCGGCGCTATAGGCGCCTGACATATAGATCAAAAAATCTTTCTCATTCCAAGGAGGAACCAATCATGGCAGTAGTAAAAGTTGGTATTAACGGATTTGGACGTATCGGACGTAACGTATTCCGCGCTTCCCTGAACAACCCGAATGTAGAGATCGTTGCAATCAACGATCTGACGGACGTTAACACGCTTGCTCACCTTCTGAAATATGATACGACTCACGGAAAATTGGACGGTACGGTTGAAGTGGGCGAAGGCGCGCTTATCGTAAACGGCAGAACGGTTAAAGTATTCGCCGAGCGCGATCCTGGCAACTTGCCTTGGGCTTCCGTAGGCGCTGAAATCGTTGTTGAATCCACGGGTATCTTTACTGCGAAAGAAAAAGCGGAGCTTCACTTGAAAGGCGGAGCTAAGAAGGTTATCATCTCTGCTCCCGCTACGAACGAAGACATCACGATCGTTATGGGCGTTAACCAAGACAAATACGATCCATCCGCTCATACGATCATCTCCAATGCATCTTGTACGACGAACTGTCTTGCTCCGTTCGCTAAAGTATTGAACGATCAATTCGGAATCGTTAAAGGCATGATGAACACGATCCACTCGTACACGAACGACCAAAGCGTATTGGATCTTCCGCATAAAGACCTTCGTCGCGCGCGTGCAGCGGCTGAAAACATCATTCCTTCTTCGACTGGCGCCGCTAAAGCCGTTTCCCTCGTATTGCCTGAACTGAAAGGCAAATTGAACGGTATGTCCATGCGCGTGCCTACTCCTAACGTTTCCATTACGGATCTCGTTGCCGAGCTGAAAGTTAACGTTACGGTTGAAGAAGTTAACGCGGCTCTGAAAGCTGCTGCCGACGGTCCTTTGAAAGGCATCTTGAACTACTCCGAAGAGCCGCTTGTTTCCAGCGACTACAACGGCGATCCTGCTTCTTCCACAATCGATGCGTTGAACACGATGGTTGTTGAAGGCAACATGGTTAAAGTTCTTTCCTGGTACGACAACGAGTGGGGCTATTCCAACCGCGTCGTTGACTTGGCTGCTTTCATCGCGTCTAAAGGACTTTAAGTTTCTTCTCCGAAGAAATTTTCGACTATTTTTCGACTATCCCCCTAAATCCCCCTTCCTCCAGGAAGGGGGACCCCAAAGGGCTCTGCCCTCTGGACACCCGGCGGTTATCGTGGGAGCTTCCGAAGACGGCGGGGGGATACATTGTGCATAGATCGCTCCGTCCCGGATTTGCCTTGCAAACCGGGACTACGCTTTACTATTGGAGCAAACGGGGTGACACCGCTCGCGCTATCGGCGCTTCGGGTCATCAGTAGAGCGTAACTCCCCCGCGCATGACTGCGCTTCTAGGGGAGTTAAGGGCAAGAGCGTAACTCCCCCGCGCATGACTGCGCTTCTTGGGGAGTTTGCAGGATAAAGCGTAATACGGACACAAAGGCGGGCTCCCTCATTGGAGCCTAGCTTTGCGCCCGGAGATTGACAGCCACCCGAGGAGGTTTGACTCTTGAACAAGAAAAGCGTAAGAGACGTCGATGTTGCAGGGAAAAAGGTGTTTGTCCGCGTTGATTTTAACGTACCTCTAGAGAATGGCGCCATCACGGACGATACTCGTATCCGCGAGACGCTTCCGACGATCAAGTATTTGATCGAGAAAGGCGCGAAAGTCATTTTGGCTAGCCACTTAGGCCGTCCGAAAGGCGAAGTCGTAGAAGAATTGCGGTTGACGCCCGTTGCGGCTCGATTGTCCGATCTGCTCGGCAAACAAGTGAACAAAGCGGACGAAGTCGTCGGAGCAAGCGTGCAAGCGAAAGCGGACGCGCTGAAAGACGGAGAAGTTCTATTGCTCGAGAACGTTCGGTTTCACCCGGGCGAAGAAAGCAACGATGCCGAATTGGCCAAAGCTTTCGCCGCATTGGCGGATCTGTTCGTGAACGACGCGTTCGGGGCGGCTCACCGCGCTCACGCTTCTACGGAAGGCATCGCACACCATATCCCGGC
Encoded proteins:
- the rapZ gene encoding RNase adapter RapZ, with protein sequence MDTITTQPTLVIITGMSGAGKTIAVQSLEDLGFFCVDNLPPVLIPKFAELIEQSQGRIAKVALVIDLRGREFFTALSESLNHIREHYTFQYEILFLDATDSVLVQRYKESRRRHPLAPDGLPLDGIHSERKLLEDLKGWASQVIDTSSLKPAALKEKIIGRFTNLDRNNININVTSFGFKYGVPIDADLIFDVRFLPNPHYIENLRPKTGVEPEVYDYVMKWPETQTFLTKLLDMLQYLIPLYHKEGKSQVVIGIGCTGGKHRSVALAEYLGRRLGSSDTELVRVSHRDSERDRQS
- a CDS encoding gluconeogenesis factor YvcK family protein; amino-acid sequence: MAIKQQPTLSRKPRIVVIGGGTGLSVMLRGLKQKPLDITAIVTVADDGGSSGILREELQIPPPGDIRNVLSAMADTEPLLAEVLKYRFSNGTGLAGHSLGNLILAAMTDITGDFVTGITELSRIFAVRGRVLPAANHAIVLKAEMEDGSIVVGESTIPKSGLAIRKVFIEPADVEALPEAVQALREADAILIGPGSLYTSIIPNLIVPKLAEAIIQSDAVKLFVCNVMTQPGETDNYSVSDHLAAVHAHIGHHLFDYVIVNDGEIPPQVQNLYAEKGSTAVHLDLEEVTRRGYKVIADTLVLFRTYLRHDAAKLSDHIYHLVEDWMLRKEG
- the whiA gene encoding DNA-binding protein WhiA, which codes for MSFAALTKKELTLLETENCCEKAELSALIRMNGTIALSNKRVVLDIATENAAISRRMYTLLKRHFTVVTELLVRKKMRLKKNNVYVVRVPAGAEAILNDLSIVSEGFLFHPSIDKNLIRKPCCKKAYLRGAFLAGGSVNNPEGSSYHLEIASMYEEHCQALVDLANKFHLNARFIERKKGFILYIKEGEKIIEFLSIIGAHQALFKFEDVRIMRDMRNSVNRIVNCETANLNKTIGAAVRQIDNIKLLVKEVGLHNLPDKLREVAEVRLQHPDINLKEVGDLLKGQVSKSGVNHRLRKLDEWAEKIRNGGA
- a CDS encoding HPr family phosphocarrier protein translates to MTRQPVVVRLKTGLHARPAALFVQEANKFSSDVFVEKDEKKVNAKSIMGIMSLAISSGTEVAISAEGSDAEQAVTALVQLVSKEELENQ
- a CDS encoding SIMPL domain-containing protein, with protein sequence MKQKTLQIMMVAMAVVVVGWIGFGRGEGDVVSAESLPAATTQPYTVTVGASGSIMVEPDVAYLNLAVETRGAKATEAQQSNADKFAGVEKTLYEKFGIDKKDVKTTGFDVQPEYNYTEKDGQVLKGYIAVHSIQVTYRKLPEIGKLFDALTASGANRLNGVQFSTEKKEQYELDALKKAMDNAAAKAGVLATSAKRQLKGVMNIVQGDVQNRPVMYANEMASVQMKAMADSAGASSSVQSGQIEISTTVSVQYEMQ
- a CDS encoding sporulation histidine kinase inhibitor Sda, with product MPERSYPYLVANSSEVKTPVKNVHEGHLDMVAARRLSDKASLLRPLKDEHLLEVYREAKKMNLSNEFIELLEEALSIRQLSHYREA
- the clpP gene encoding ATP-dependent Clp endopeptidase proteolytic subunit ClpP; this translates as MSFVPMVVEQTNRGERAYDIYSRLLKDRIVFLGTQVNDVVANSIIAQLLFLAAEDPEKDIHLYINSPGGSITSGMAIYDTMQFIKPDVSTICVGMAASMGAFLLAAGAKGKRFALPNSEVMIHQPLGGAEGQASDIEIRARRILKLRDKLNGILSERTGQPLERIEKDTDRDNFMEAEVAREYGLIDKVIDKVQ
- a CDS encoding sugar-binding transcriptional regulator, with the protein product MRKIVDIQKQLLPDLLQVMEKRYDILHRIYLAGTIGRRTLATGVDMTERVLRSELEILRAQGLLDTAASGMTLSASGRQLVEEMEPIVKELFGLSDLEETVRTAFGLKRVIIVPGDSDDSDHVKMELGRAGSRVLRDSLSSGDVVAVMGGSTMARMASQFTTPTQLKDNWFVPARGGLGESVDYQANTIASELAKRTGARYRMLHVPDHLSEEAYQTIMQEPNVREVVDMIRGARIVVHGIGDAVTMARRRKLKDETKEELVKDGALAEAFGYYFDRDGKVVHRMATAGLRLDDIEAAGMVIGIAGGSSKGEAIASVMRFGHDDVLVTDEAAATVALRHV
- the gap gene encoding type I glyceraldehyde-3-phosphate dehydrogenase; translation: MAVVKVGINGFGRIGRNVFRASLNNPNVEIVAINDLTDVNTLAHLLKYDTTHGKLDGTVEVGEGALIVNGRTVKVFAERDPGNLPWASVGAEIVVESTGIFTAKEKAELHLKGGAKKVIISAPATNEDITIVMGVNQDKYDPSAHTIISNASCTTNCLAPFAKVLNDQFGIVKGMMNTIHSYTNDQSVLDLPHKDLRRARAAAENIIPSSTGAAKAVSLVLPELKGKLNGMSMRVPTPNVSITDLVAELKVNVTVEEVNAALKAAADGPLKGILNYSEEPLVSSDYNGDPASSTIDALNTMVVEGNMVKVLSWYDNEWGYSNRVVDLAAFIASKGL